In a genomic window of Scyliorhinus torazame isolate Kashiwa2021f chromosome 5, sScyTor2.1, whole genome shotgun sequence:
- the LOC140422191 gene encoding uncharacterized protein, translating into MEKPWKCGNCGKEFRSPSVLEAHRRIHTGERPFTCSVCGKRFAVLSNLRAHQLIHTGEKPFSCSQCGKRFSDSSNLRNHQLIHTGERLFTCSQCGKRFTQLSQLKSHQRVHTGEKPFTCSLCGKGFTELSSLKKHQRVHTGERPFTCSQCGKGFRVSSVLVKHQRVHTGERPFTCSACGKGFTELSILKKHQRVHTGERPYTCSQCGKRFTRSDTLQSHERIHTGERACKCPQCGKAFYVSTSLWSHQRVHTGERPFTCSQCGKGFIHSSSLRSQQRLHTG; encoded by the coding sequence atggagaaaccgtggaaatgtgggaactgtgggaaggaattcagatccccatctgtactggaagctcatcgacgcattcacactggggagaggccctttacctgctctgtgtgtgggaagagatttgctgtgttatccaacctgcgggcacaccagctaattcacaccggcgagaagccattcagctgctctcaatgtgggaagcgattcagtgattcatccaacctgcggaatcatcagctaattcacactggggagcgactgttcacctgctctcagtgtgggaagagattcactcagttatcccagctgAAGagtcaccaacgggttcacactggcgagaagccattcacctgctctctgtgtgggaagggattcactgagttatccagcctgaagaaacatcagcgagttcacactggggagaggccattcacctgctctcagtgtgggaagggattccgtgtttCATCCGTACtagtgaaacaccagcgagttcacactggagagaggccattcacctgctctgcttgtgggaagggatttactgagcTATCCAtattgaagaaacaccagcgagttcacacaggggagaggccatacacctgctctcagtgtgggaagagattcactcggtcagACACCCTGCAGTCACATGAGCGaatacacactggggagagggcatgcaaatgccctcagtgtgggaaggcattctatGTTTCAACCAGCCTAtggtcacatcagcgagttcacactggggagaggccgttcacctgctctcagtgtgggaaaggatttattcACTCATCCAGCCTGCGGTCACAACAACGACTTCACACCGGATAA